In the Nothobranchius furzeri strain GRZ-AD chromosome 1, NfurGRZ-RIMD1, whole genome shotgun sequence genome, tgtgtccaaAATTCATgaacatcaaatgtgaaatccatggcatgaATCAAAAGGGATGAAAATGATACATCTGGGTTAGATATTTCCACAGAAACCTACCTGGAGGGATCTAAATCACAAAAAACCATATttatcatgattttttttaaacataataGTTCAATGGTCTATACACGTTTATGACATTCTTTCACATAAAATCCCTCTCATTTGATgttagttttattcttgacattttcagtaccttccagaatgagttgttcagggctctgtcagaccaagatcacttgttttttcacacatctgcagtggtcttcagtgagttgatctctgtggggaaaaaagctctggtcctCCTTTTCCAGGAAGTACAAGTGAGCCACAGCAGAGATGAACTGAAGacagcaagatttggagtcttatttcctgatatttagacatgtcacctctgattggctaataacaATGCAACACACCACTGACCGACTCTTGTTTTCTTTGTaacattgatgctttatctccacaaataacgcaagcctgaaTGAGGTTTGCCAttttatggagttgctaatgctaacagctagcttctactagcaaagaTGTGCTCTGCTTTCTCGTAAACACTGAATCAGCAACAGTcttccctgttgtgagccaatggtgagtccattaatgccatccatccatccatttttggccgcttatccggggttgggtcgcaggggcagtagcctaagcaggaaggcccagacttccctctccccagctactttgaccagctcctccaggggaatcctatggAATTACTTGaccagctgtgagacatagtctctccagcgtgtcccgggtctTCCTTTGGGCCTTCTCTcgtttggacatgcccagaaaacctcaccagggaggcatccttataagatgcctgagccatctcaactggctcctctcgatgtggaggagcagcgggtctgctccgagcccctccaggatgaccgagtttttcaccctatctctaagggagaacccagccaccctgcggagaaaactcaattcggccgcttgtatctgtgatctcgttccttcggtcactacccaaagctcatgaccataggtgagggtaggaacgtagatcaactggtaaatcaagagctttgtcttctggctcagctctctcttcaccatgacagaccggtacaacgcctgcataactgtagacgcagcaccaatctgtctgtcaatctcacgctccatctttccctcactcgtgaacaagaccccaagatacttaaactcctccacttggggaggacctcatccctgacctggagaagacattctacccttttctgactcaagaccatggtctcatatttagaggagctgattctcatcccagcttcttCACACTCGACTGCAGACCGCTCCtatgagagctggagatcactttCTGACTAAGCCAACagtaccacatcatctgcaaaaagcagatactcaatccttaggccatcaaaacagatcccctcaacaccttggctgcgcctagaaatcctgtccataaaagttatgaacagaattggtgacaaagggcagccttggagaagtctaactctcaccggaaacgagctcaacttactgccagcaatgcggaccaagctctgacaccggtcatacagggacctaacagcccgtatcagaggacctggtaccccatactcccaaagtaccccccagagtgccccccgagggacgcggtcgaatgccatctccaaatccacaaaacacatgtagattggttgggaaaactccaacacaccctccaggaccctcctaagagtatagagctggtccagtgttgcaTGGTCAGGATGAAAacaacattgttcctcctgaatccgaggttcgacaatctgccggaccctcctctccagaaccccgaaatagactttaccagggagactcagaagtgtgatccccctgcagttggaacacactctgcagtccccctttttaaatgggggaccaccaccccagtctgcaaaTCAAGTGGAACTGCCccagatgtccacgcgatattgcagagccgcgtcagccaacacagccctacaacatccagagccttaaggaattctgggcggatctcatccatcccTGAGGCCTTAccactgaggagctttttgacaacctcattgacctcagcaccagagattggagagcctaaCCCAAAGTCCTTGGACTctgtttcctcactggaagacgtgccggtgggattgaggaggtgttcgaagtattctgcccaccaatccacaacgtcccgagtcaaggtcagcagcacaccgtccccactataaacagtgttggtggcacactgctttccccttctAAGGTGCCggatggtctcactgaactcctcccacgcctgggtttttgcctctaTGACCACCCGGGTCGCATTCCGCTtggcctgccggtacccatcagctgcctctggagtcccacaggccaaatagACCCTTTAGGTCTctctcttcagcttgacagcatccctaaccgtcgatgtccaccagcgggttcgggaatTGCCACCACACAGGCACCGACAACCCTGCGGCTGCCGCTCCGGTTGGTCACCTCGGCAATAGAAgcacggaacatggcccactcggactcaatgtctccCGCCTcctccggaacattttggaagttctatcAGAGGTGAgaattgaaacttcttctgacaaGAGACTTCACCAGACATTCCCAACAGACCCTCATAATGCGTTTGGGACTGCCAGGTCTGACTGGCATCTtcccccaccatcgaagccaactcaccaccaggtagtggtcagttgacagctccgcccctctcttcacccgagtgtctaaGACATGTGGCTGCAGATCAGATGAGACGACgacaaagtcaatcatcgagctgcagcctaaggtatcctggtgccagaaAACAACACTGCACATACGgaaacctttatgtctgaacatggtgttcattatggacaatccatgatgggcacagaagtccaataaaaaaaacaccacttggattcagatcaggggggcagttcctccccaccacacctctGCATGTGTCActatcgttgcccacgtgagcgtcaaAGTACCCCagtagaacgagggagtcaccggaaggagcgctttccagcaactCTCCAAAGTCTCCAAAAAGCATGGGTATTCttagctgcagtttggtgcataagcacagacaacagtcagCACCCATCTCCctgcacgtaggcggagggaggcttccctctcattcaccagggtaaaccccaatgtcCAGGCACCATGATGGGGGGcatctagtatgcccacccctgctcggcgcctctcagtgggggcaactccagtggtagagtgtccagtcCCCCtcgaggaaactggttccagagccagagccatgtttTGAGGTGAGTTCGACTATATCTAGCtgaaacctctcaacctcacacaccaactcaggctccttccccaccagggaGGTGACACTTCAGGTACTGAGAGCCAGCttatgtagccgaggatcagaccgccaacgtCCCGCATTCGGCTACAACCCATTACAcattgcacccgacccctttggcccctcccacaagcagAGAGCCCATTAATGCTAACTTGACATTGTATAGTGCTAATGTCACTGGTTTTTCTAATTTGAGCATTTCCCAGCCTATATTCTATCAGCGAcatatgcaggaaataggggaagAAGGTTTATGTTGCATGATAAACTCATCTATTTCAAAAGAACAAGTAAAAACTGTTTTCTCAGTCAACACCGaacaaaacaagctggagcttgccacgcccacccatctcctTGCAGGCTGCTATTagatgagaagctccgatatgtaGGAGAGGCTtgcagtagagccgctgctcctccagcatcaaCAGATGAGGGGGTTCTGTGCtaattttcccatttgtgacatcaaaaGTGGCAACCTTTTGAAACAGCATGTTTTAGGCTAATAATtcataaaaccaaacactgacagaaaacgggtggattttttcatgtttggaattTTTATAGAGGAAGTAGAGACATGGCTGCATAAAAAAGATGTGAAAGGTGAGTATTGCATAAATATCCGCTTTAATGCATGTCTGTTAATATCTTAAATAAGTTTATTGTATTATATGATGACAATAAAGTTCTTGAATGTTCTACATCCTGTTCCATCTCAAGGGATTGGAGATTCCCCCTCCTGGTCTGGGCTTTTCTGGGAGTGGATCTTCTCTTTGTATGCTCCTCCCACCTGAGTCACTTTGCAATGTCTGATGTCCTCCATTTCCACCAGGTCTTCCTTCTCTTGACCAATACTTGCCCTGACCTCTGCCCCGGTGGTTTCCCTGATCTCATTTTGGGGATCTTCATGTGTTTCTGGTTTTAAATCATTTCCAGAAGTCTCTATCTTCTGTTGCTTCACTAAAGAGGAAAAATCTTCATCTTCTAGCACAGTAACCACTGAGAACTCTATCTTGCTGTCTGGACTGGCCTTAACAATGGCTGTGCTGTTTGTTCTGCCCCCCCTGGGTGAGGTTGAGGACAACGAGTTTGAAGGTGACAGAGGCAAACAAACCAGTCCCTCTTTACTGCTCTGATCAGGAGAGAAATCACCAGAAACAGCTGTCTTTATTCCTGTCTTTCCATTGGTCTTAAGGATCGTATCTCCTTCTAACTTTAGTTCCTTCCCAGACTCTGATCTTGTATCGGCAATCCCTGTGGTTGTAGACATTACGGGTATAACATGTTCTAACTCTAACCTAGGCAAAGAGGGACTAGTGGGATCCAAGTTTTGCTCCACTGGGGTTTTTGCTGACTCTGATGACAAATTTCTTAAGCCATTTTTGGGGCTTTCTGACTCATTCAGAGATGAGATTTGACCTTTTAGAGAAGATATTGATAATAAGGACTCATGAGGGGATGAACCTAAAGTTATCACAGAAACACCAGATCCAATAGAAGCCTCTTGATCTGGGCTTGAACAATGGTCGGAGGACTTTTGTGCAACCAAAGGGTCTTTATTTGTATGAAGCTGAGACTGGCCGGTAGATTTACTTGCACCAAATCCCGAACTGGTTGCTGCCATCAGGGAAATGGGTGTTGAGGTTTGTACTGGCCCAGTAAGGTCTGCCTCTTCAGTCTTTAACATCTCATCAACATTTAATCTCCTGTCAGATAGACCAGGAAGGGAAGTAGGGATAGGGGCTACACCTCCACAACTGGAGGTCTGGACCATATCATTAGATCCAGGTTGAGGGCCTTCCTGGAGACTAGAGCTGGAGTCACAGGACTGTTTGTTACTCTGGACTGAGGGAGAGTAAACagaagttgatgttttatccacACATTGAGCTGTGGTGGGCTCAGATTTAGGTTTGGATCCAGGTTTTGTACAGTGCTCAAAACCAgttccagtgttttcttccttcaAAGGTTCTTCAAGCACCAGAGGTGGTTGTTGAAAGGCAAGCTTTACCCCGCCAGCATCCTTCACTTTCCCGATTCTGGGTTTTAAACCCAGAGGGTCACTACCCCTCCTCAACCCAAACATGGTCACATTGTTCTTCTGTTTTCCCGTACTTGCAGCTATTCCGTTAGCACCGTCAGGAGGCAGCTGTTCTTCCTTGAACATATTTTTCAGGATATACCCGCCGTCCTTCCGCTCCTCACTATCCTGGGACAGGTTCAGCTGATCCCCTGAAATGGCCAGTGGATTAGGACCTCCATGGAGCTTTTTATCCGTGTGTGTCACTCGAAACCTGTGGAAATACAAACAGTGAATAGGAGTGAATGAGTGAATATGAAGGGAACCTTTCCCTTCCACTGGGACGTTTTTCAAAATATCAAAACTCTGCAGTGCTACCTTCCAACAGAGAAAACAGTCTGCTCCCCGGGTCGTTGCTTGAAGCGGGGTGTTCGGCTTTGTCTGCGGCCCTTCTTAGACTGAACCTGGGCACACAGGAGGCACGAGTTGTGGTCTGATCCTGAATGAACTGTGTGGAGATGGGGAGGAACACCACCAATGGACTCTTTACGCAACCTGGACATAAACATCAAAGAGAATTTCAGATCAGATTTTAATGGAACCCATTTCTGTTGAACCTGCAGAAGAAGAGGATCAGTGATGTCCTGTTCTCACCAATCCACAATTCTACAGTAATTTATTTAgtggataaactttattgtatttaatcATTAGTCTTTTTCTCAGTAGAGAAAAAGGAGGCATTGGCTTGAGGACAGTGTCTGGATGCTGGCAGTAGCCTGTGATAATCCACCAGGCTAGGGTCAGGGGGCTTGCAGTGAGTTCTGTGGTGTggcagccctaaccctaaccctaacccatgtgACTGAAAACACAGAGTCCCTCTCCCCATCCCCCAGCCAATCCAAGGAGAAGAAATCCTTTTCCTCCAGCTCCTCCCTGCAGAGGAGGGTGACCAGATCCTCACTatagaactccttcaggcatgATTTGTGCAGAACTGGAGGAGGCATGACCTCTAAACGTCCAAATATTGACAGTTCTCCAAGAAATACTACTGGAGCCAACCAATCTCCTTTGCGAGATTCAACTGTGGAAAAATGGCTGGATCCAAAGCGTGAATGGTTCATATATGGTGGTGTTGAGGGAGGATCTCAATGCTGACGAGAACATGATCAAATTAAAGAGTGTATTTTTAATGGTATGATGAACAAAAAATTatgta is a window encoding:
- the rell2 gene encoding RELT-like protein 2, whose protein sequence is MTELKASGEGDAPPSYMIFLVVFLFFLTGLLGFLICHLLKKKGYRCRTGDIGDDAEENLGENEDDENDENQDTVEQILKCIIENEANMEAFNEMLGNHNVCVRHDPRLRKESIGGVPPHLHTVHSGSDHNSCLLCAQVQSKKGRRQSRTPRFKQRPGEQTVFSVGRFRVTHTDKKLHGGPNPLAISGDQLNLSQDSEERKDGGYILKNMFKEEQLPPDGANGIAASTGKQKNNVTMFGLRRGSDPLGLKPRIGKVKDAGGVKLAFQQPPLVLEEPLKEENTGTGFEHCTKPGSKPKSEPTTAQCVDKTSTSVYSPSVQSNKQSCDSSSSLQEGPQPGSNDMVQTSSCGGVAPIPTSLPGLSDRRLNVDEMLKTEEADLTGPVQTSTPISLMAATSSGFGASKSTGQSQLHTNKDPLVAQKSSDHCSSPDQEASIGSGVSVITLGSSPHESLLSISSLKGQISSLNESESPKNGLRNLSSESAKTPVEQNLDPTSPSLPRLELEHVIPVMSTTTGIADTRSESGKELKLEGDTILKTNGKTGIKTAVSGDFSPDQSSKEGLVCLPLSPSNSLSSTSPRGGRTNSTAIVKASPDSKIEFSVVTVLEDEDFSSLVKQQKIETSGNDLKPETHEDPQNEIRETTGAEVRASIGQEKEDLVEMEDIRHCKVTQVGGAYKEKIHSQKSPDQEGESPIP